One part of the uncultured Bacteroides sp. genome encodes these proteins:
- the carB gene encoding carbamoyl-phosphate synthase (glutamine-hydrolyzing) large subunit: protein MKDKIEKVLILGSGALKIGEAGEFDYSGSQALKALREEGIQTVLINPNIATVQTSEGVADTIYFLPVTPFFVEKVIQKEKPQGILLAFGGQTALNCGVELYRAGILEKYNVEVLGTPVQAIIDTEDRELFVNKLNEIDVKTIKSEAVENIVDARRAAKELGYPVIIRAAYALGGLGSGFCDNEEELNKLAEKAFSFSPQVLVEKSLKGWKEIEYEVVRDRFDNCITVCNMENFDPLGIHTGESIVIAPSQTLTNSEYHKLRELAIRIIRHIGIVGECNVQYAFDPESEDYRVIEVNARLSRSSALASKATGYPLAFVAAKLGLGYGLFDLKNSVTKTTSAFFEPALDYVVCKIPRWDLGKFRGVDRELGSSMKSVGEVMAIGRTFEEAIQKGLRMIGQGMHGFVENKELVIEDIDKALQEPTDKRVFVISEAFRAGYTIDQIHDLTKIDKWFLQKLMNIVNTAKELDSIDTLEALSSDLLRKAKVQGFSDFQIARAILKDGNDMEKAMLKVRAYRKSFNIVPVVKQIDTLAAEYPAQTNYLYLTYSGITNDVHYLGDHRSIVVLGSGAYRIGSSVEFDWCGVNALNTIRKEGWRSVMINYNPETVSTDYDMCDRLYFDELTFERVLDILEMENPHGVIVSTGGQIPNNLAMRLDEQNINILGTSAKNIDNAEDRNKFSAMLDRIGVDQPAWRELTSMEDINEFVEEVGFPVLVRPSYVLSGAAMNVCSNQEELVRFLQLAANVSKKHPVVVSQFIEHAKEVEMDAVADKGEIIAYAISEHIEFAGVHSGDATIQFPPQKLYVETVRRIKRISKQIAKELNISGPFNIQYLAKDNDIKVIECNLRASRSFPFVSKVLKINFIELATKIMLGLPVEKPEKSLFDLDYVGIKASQFSFSRLQKADPVLGVDMASTGEVGCIGSDTSCAVLKSMLSVGYKIPKKNILLSTGTAKDKTDMLSSASLLVEKGYNLFATGGTHKFLEENGIPNTLVYWPSEEGTPQALDLLHNKEIDMVVNIPKNLTPGELTNGYKIRRAAIDLNIPLITNPRLASEFITAFCSINLDDLQIKSWEEYK, encoded by the coding sequence ATGAAAGATAAAATAGAGAAAGTATTAATACTTGGTTCCGGTGCTTTGAAAATTGGAGAAGCCGGAGAATTTGACTATTCCGGTTCGCAGGCTTTAAAAGCTTTACGTGAAGAAGGAATTCAAACGGTGTTGATTAATCCGAATATTGCTACTGTTCAAACATCTGAGGGGGTTGCCGATACTATTTATTTTTTGCCGGTCACTCCCTTTTTTGTAGAAAAGGTAATTCAGAAGGAAAAACCTCAAGGTATTTTGCTTGCTTTTGGCGGGCAGACTGCATTGAACTGCGGTGTGGAATTATATAGAGCAGGTATTCTCGAAAAATATAATGTAGAGGTATTAGGTACTCCGGTACAGGCTATCATAGATACTGAAGACCGTGAGCTTTTCGTTAATAAACTTAATGAAATAGATGTTAAGACTATAAAGAGTGAAGCTGTAGAAAACATTGTAGATGCAAGACGTGCTGCAAAGGAACTTGGCTATCCTGTAATTATTCGTGCAGCTTATGCATTGGGTGGTCTTGGATCTGGTTTTTGCGATAACGAAGAAGAACTAAATAAATTAGCAGAAAAAGCATTCTCTTTCTCGCCTCAGGTATTGGTTGAAAAATCATTGAAAGGCTGGAAGGAAATAGAATATGAAGTTGTTCGTGACCGTTTCGATAACTGTATCACAGTTTGTAACATGGAGAACTTTGACCCGCTGGGAATCCATACAGGTGAAAGTATTGTAATTGCTCCTTCACAGACTCTTACTAACAGCGAATATCATAAGCTGCGCGAACTAGCTATACGTATTATTCGCCATATCGGAATTGTAGGTGAGTGTAACGTGCAGTATGCTTTTGACCCTGAAAGTGAAGACTACCGCGTCATCGAAGTAAATGCCCGTTTGAGCCGTTCTTCAGCATTAGCTTCTAAAGCAACAGGATATCCATTGGCATTCGTTGCAGCTAAGCTTGGATTAGGATATGGATTGTTCGATTTAAAGAACTCTGTAACAAAAACTACTTCTGCATTCTTTGAACCAGCTCTTGACTATGTAGTTTGTAAGATTCCACGTTGGGATTTAGGTAAGTTCCGCGGAGTAGATCGTGAACTAGGTAGTAGCATGAAATCGGTAGGAGAGGTTATGGCTATTGGTCGTACCTTCGAAGAAGCTATTCAGAAAGGCCTTCGTATGATTGGTCAGGGAATGCACGGTTTTGTGGAAAACAAAGAACTGGTTATCGAGGATATTGATAAGGCTCTTCAAGAACCAACAGATAAACGTGTATTTGTTATCAGCGAGGCTTTTAGAGCAGGATATACTATTGATCAGATACATGATTTGACAAAGATTGATAAATGGTTCCTTCAGAAATTGATGAATATAGTAAATACTGCTAAGGAACTTGACTCAATTGATACATTAGAAGCCCTTTCATCCGATTTACTACGTAAAGCTAAAGTTCAGGGATTTTCTGATTTCCAGATTGCGCGTGCTATTCTGAAGGACGGAAATGATATGGAAAAGGCTATGTTGAAGGTGCGTGCTTATCGTAAGTCATTTAACATTGTTCCGGTTGTTAAACAGATCGATACACTTGCAGCTGAATATCCAGCTCAAACTAACTATCTGTATCTAACATACAGCGGAATAACAAATGATGTTCATTATCTGGGCGACCACCGATCAATTGTAGTTCTTGGATCCGGTGCTTACCGTATTGGTAGTTCTGTAGAGTTCGACTGGTGTGGAGTTAATGCACTGAATACAATCCGCAAGGAAGGCTGGCGCAGTGTAATGATCAACTATAATCCTGAAACTGTATCTACAGATTATGATATGTGTGATCGTCTTTATTTTGATGAACTTACATTTGAACGTGTATTGGATATCCTCGAAATGGAGAATCCTCACGGTGTAATTGTATCAACCGGCGGTCAGATTCCTAATAATCTGGCAATGAGATTAGATGAACAGAATATCAATATTCTTGGAACTTCAGCTAAAAACATTGATAATGCCGAAGACAGAAATAAATTCTCTGCAATGCTAGACCGCATTGGTGTGGATCAGCCGGCATGGAGAGAATTAACCAGCATGGAAGACATTAACGAGTTTGTTGAAGAAGTTGGATTCCCGGTATTGGTTAGACCTTCATACGTGCTAAGTGGTGCCGCAATGAATGTTTGTTCAAATCAGGAAGAATTGGTTAGATTCTTGCAATTGGCAGCAAATGTTTCTAAAAAGCATCCGGTTGTTGTGAGTCAGTTTATCGAGCATGCAAAAGAGGTTGAAATGGATGCTGTTGCCGATAAGGGTGAGATTATTGCTTATGCTATCAGCGAGCATATTGAGTTTGCCGGTGTACACTCTGGTGATGCCACTATTCAGTTCCCTCCACAGAAACTGTATGTAGAAACAGTACGTCGTATTAAACGAATCTCTAAGCAAATCGCTAAAGAGTTGAACATTTCAGGTCCATTTAATATTCAGTATCTAGCTAAGGATAATGACATTAAAGTTATCGAATGTAATCTTCGTGCTTCTCGTAGTTTCCCATTTGTGAGCAAAGTTTTAAAGATTAACTTTATTGAACTGGCTACAAAGATCATGTTGGGATTACCAGTAGAAAAGCCAGAGAAAAGCTTGTTTGATCTCGATTACGTAGGTATTAAGGCATCTCAGTTCTCATTCTCTCGTCTGCAAAAAGCTGACCCTGTATTAGGGGTTGATATGGCTAGTACGGGCGAAGTTGGCTGTATTGGGTCTGATACTTCTTGCGCAGTATTAAAATCAATGCTTTCTGTAGGTTACAAGATACCTAAAAAGAATATTCTTTTATCTACAGGTACAGCGAAGGATAAAACAGATATGTTGTCTTCAGCAAGTCTTCTTGTTGAAAAAGGATATAACTTGTTCGCAACAGGAGGTACACATAAGTTCCTTGAAGAAAATGGTATTCCAAATACATTAGTATATTGGCCAAGCGAAGAGGGAACACCTCAGGCTTTGGATTTACTTCATAATAAGGAAATTGATATGGTGGTAAATATACCAAAGAATCTGACACCTGGTGAGCTTACTAATGGATATAAGATCCGTCGTGCGGCTATTGATTTGAATATTCCGCTGATAACCAATCCTAGATTAGCAAGTGAGTTTATTACTGCTTTCTGTAGTATAAATCTCGATGATTTGCAAATTAAGAGTTGGGAAGAATATAAGTAA
- a CDS encoding amidophosphoribosyltransferase: protein MEPLKHECGVAMIRLLKPLEYYEQKYGTWMYGLNKLYLLMEKQHNRGQEGAGLACVKLEANPGEEYMFRERALGTGAITEIFGTVQSNFKDLTPEKLHDADFAKRCLPFAGELYMGHLRYSTTGKSGISYVHPFLRRNNWRAKNLALCGNFNMTNVDEIFQRITETGQHPRRYSDTYIMLEQVGHRLDREVERLFQQAEVKGLKGMDITHAIEDQIDLVNVLKTSSDVWDGGYVICGITGSGESFSFRDPWGIRPAFYYHDDEIVVLASERPVIQTAMNVPGEEVKELNPGEAILVDKTGNIRLAQINEPKKYNACSFERIYFSRGSDKDIYNERKALGSNLVEPILKAIDNDLEHTVFSFIPNTAEVAFYGMLEGFDNYLNHLKINKIASAGHQLKYEELDKILSMRIRSEKVAIKDIKLRTFIAEGNTRNDLAAHVYDITYGSIVPYVDNLVVIDDSIVRGTTLKQSIIGILDRLHPKKIVIVSSSPQVRYPDYYGIDMARMNEFIAFRATIALLKERNKQNIIKEAYKKSKEQQNLPKEQIVNYVKELYAPFTDEEIATKMVELLTPEGTKAKVEIVYQHLEGLHAACPKNPGDWYFTGDYPTPGGNKLVNEAFITYMEKVYSD from the coding sequence ATGGAACCATTAAAACATGAATGTGGCGTAGCAATGATCCGCTTACTGAAGCCTTTGGAATATTATGAGCAGAAGTATGGTACATGGATGTATGGGCTGAATAAACTCTATCTTTTGATGGAGAAACAGCACAACCGTGGGCAAGAGGGAGCTGGATTAGCTTGTGTAAAATTGGAAGCAAACCCGGGAGAGGAGTATATGTTCCGTGAAAGAGCATTAGGTACCGGAGCTATTACTGAAATATTTGGTACAGTGCAATCTAATTTTAAGGATCTTACTCCTGAAAAACTACATGATGCCGACTTTGCCAAACGTTGCCTTCCTTTTGCAGGAGAACTCTACATGGGTCACCTTCGCTACAGTACCACAGGAAAGAGTGGTATCTCTTATGTTCATCCGTTCCTTCGTCGAAATAACTGGAGAGCAAAAAATTTAGCTCTGTGCGGAAACTTCAATATGACGAATGTTGATGAAATCTTTCAGCGTATAACTGAAACAGGTCAACATCCACGCCGATATTCAGATACATATATAATGTTGGAACAGGTTGGTCATCGCCTGGACCGTGAAGTAGAACGTCTTTTTCAACAAGCTGAAGTTAAAGGGTTGAAAGGGATGGATATAACTCATGCCATTGAAGATCAGATTGACTTGGTGAATGTTTTAAAGACTTCAAGCGATGTGTGGGATGGGGGATATGTGATTTGTGGTATTACAGGTAGTGGTGAATCATTCTCTTTCAGAGATCCATGGGGTATTCGTCCTGCTTTTTACTATCATGATGATGAAATTGTAGTTCTGGCTTCAGAAAGACCAGTTATCCAAACAGCAATGAACGTTCCGGGTGAGGAGGTAAAAGAACTCAATCCTGGTGAAGCGATACTTGTTGACAAAACCGGAAATATTCGTTTGGCTCAGATAAATGAACCAAAGAAATATAATGCTTGTTCTTTCGAAAGAATCTATTTTTCACGCGGTAGCGATAAAGATATATATAATGAACGTAAAGCTTTGGGAAGTAACTTGGTTGAACCAATTCTTAAAGCCATCGACAATGATCTTGAACATACAGTTTTCTCTTTCATTCCTAATACAGCCGAGGTTGCTTTTTATGGAATGCTTGAAGGTTTTGATAATTATCTGAATCATTTGAAAATTAACAAGATTGCTTCGGCAGGTCATCAGTTGAAATACGAGGAATTGGATAAAATCCTTTCAATGCGTATCCGTTCGGAGAAAGTAGCTATTAAAGATATTAAGTTACGTACATTTATTGCTGAAGGTAACACCAGAAATGACCTTGCTGCCCACGTTTATGATATAACTTATGGCAGTATTGTTCCGTATGTGGATAATCTTGTGGTAATAGATGACAGTATAGTTCGGGGAACAACGTTAAAGCAGAGTATTATTGGTATTCTGGATCGTCTTCATCCTAAGAAAATAGTGATAGTATCATCTTCACCTCAGGTACGTTATCCTGATTATTATGGTATTGACATGGCACGGATGAATGAATTTATTGCTTTCCGTGCAACTATAGCATTACTTAAAGAAAGGAATAAACAGAATATAATTAAAGAGGCCTATAAAAAATCCAAAGAGCAGCAGAACCTTCCGAAGGAACAGATTGTTAATTATGTCAAGGAACTCTATGCTCCGTTTACCGATGAAGAAATTGCGACAAAGATGGTTGAGCTTCTGACGCCTGAAGGTACTAAGGCTAAAGTTGAAATCGTATATCAGCATTTGGAGGGACTCCACGCTGCATGTCCGAAGAACCCTGGTGATTGGTATTTCACGGGAGATTATCCGACACCTGGCGGTAACAAGCTCGTTAATGAAGCTTTTATAACATATATGGAAAAAGTTTACAGTGATTAA
- a CDS encoding glycogen/starch synthase, whose product MVDSLISPDYIFETSWEVCNKVGGIYTVLSTRAKTLQDSHKDKVIFIGPDFWIGKDNPLFIELDYLYKPWKLYAETNENLSVRIGRWNIIGEPIVILVDFTLFFSMKNEIYTEAWNHFQVDSLHAYGDYDEASMFSYASGKVVESFYKYNLNRKDRVVYQAHEWMTGLGALYLQTAVPEVATIFTTHATSIGRSIAGNLKPLYDYLFAYNGDQMAQELNMESKHSIEKQTAHHVDCFTTVSDITNKECKELLDKEADVVLKNGFEDDFVPKGKSFLAKRKKARAKMLNIASKLLGTNLDDDTLLVCTSGRYEFKNKGIDVFIESLNRLNNDISLKKNVVAFINVPAGSPIPRKDLVERLNNGNGITDSLEFPYITHWLDSMSDDRVLNMIKYLGIRNSKEDKVKIIFVPCYLDENDGVFDLNYYDLLLGYDLSVYPSYYEPWGYTPLESIAFHVPTVTTDLTGFGLWIQNIRTQHGLEDGVRVIHRSDNNYIEVADAIKESIISFSNKSEEEIEHIRHRAAVTAEHALWKHFIKYYYKAYDIALRNAKKRQLK is encoded by the coding sequence ATGGTAGATTCCCTTATAAGTCCTGATTATATTTTTGAAACTAGTTGGGAAGTCTGTAACAAAGTTGGTGGCATATATACAGTATTGTCTACTAGAGCTAAGACTCTTCAAGATAGTCATAAAGATAAAGTGATATTTATTGGTCCAGATTTCTGGATTGGTAAAGATAACCCATTATTTATTGAATTGGATTATCTTTATAAACCATGGAAATTGTATGCTGAAACCAATGAAAACCTTTCTGTGCGCATTGGTCGATGGAACATTATTGGCGAACCAATTGTTATTTTAGTTGATTTTACTTTATTTTTCTCAATGAAGAATGAAATATATACAGAAGCCTGGAATCATTTTCAAGTTGATTCTTTGCATGCATATGGTGACTATGATGAAGCATCGATGTTCTCTTATGCATCAGGAAAAGTAGTTGAAAGCTTTTATAAATATAATCTTAATCGTAAAGATAGAGTAGTTTATCAGGCGCATGAGTGGATGACTGGACTTGGTGCACTATATCTACAGACTGCTGTACCAGAAGTTGCTACCATATTTACAACACATGCAACTTCAATAGGACGCTCTATTGCAGGTAATCTGAAACCATTGTATGACTATCTATTTGCATATAATGGCGACCAGATGGCTCAGGAATTAAATATGGAATCAAAGCATTCTATTGAAAAACAAACGGCTCACCATGTTGATTGCTTTACTACTGTTAGTGATATTACTAATAAAGAGTGTAAGGAATTACTGGACAAAGAGGCTGATGTTGTTTTGAAAAATGGGTTTGAAGATGATTTCGTACCTAAAGGAAAGAGTTTTTTAGCCAAGCGTAAAAAGGCAAGAGCAAAGATGCTCAATATTGCATCTAAATTATTAGGTACTAATTTAGATGATGATACCTTGCTTGTATGTACAAGTGGCAGGTATGAATTTAAAAATAAAGGTATTGATGTTTTTATAGAATCGTTAAACCGATTGAATAATGATATTAGTTTAAAGAAGAATGTTGTTGCCTTTATTAATGTACCGGCAGGTTCTCCTATACCCAGAAAAGATTTAGTTGAAAGATTAAATAATGGTAATGGCATAACAGATTCTTTAGAATTTCCTTATATTACGCACTGGTTAGATTCTATGTCTGACGATAGAGTGCTTAATATGATTAAATACCTGGGAATAAGAAATAGTAAGGAAGATAAAGTTAAGATTATATTTGTACCTTGTTATCTTGATGAGAATGATGGTGTTTTCGACCTTAACTATTATGATTTGCTTCTGGGATATGATTTGAGTGTTTATCCTTCATATTACGAACCATGGGGATATACTCCTCTTGAGAGCATTGCTTTCCATGTTCCTACAGTTACAACGGATTTAACAGGATTTGGACTTTGGATTCAGAACATCAGAACTCAGCATGGTTTAGAGGATGGAGTTAGAGTGATTCATCGCTCGGATAATAACTACATCGAAGTAGCTGATGCTATAAAGGAATCTATAATTTCTTTTTCTAATAAATCGGAAGAGGAAATAGAACATATTCGTCATCGTGCTGCTGTAACAGCAGAACATGCTTTATGGAAACATTTTATTAAATACTATTATAAGGCGTATGATATTGCTCTTCGTAATGCAAAGAAGCGCCAATTGAAATAG
- the glmS gene encoding glutamine--fructose-6-phosphate transaminase (isomerizing) codes for MCGIVGYIGKKDAYPILIKGLKRLEYRGYDSAGVALISKDQQLNVYKAKGKVSELEEFVAQKDISGNIGIAHTRWATHGEPCQANAHPHYSSSESLALIHNGIIENYAVLKEKLQAKGYIFRSSTDTEVLVQLIEYIKVTKNLDLLTAVQLALGEVIGAYAIAVLEKNNPNEIIAARKSSPLVVGIGDDEFFLASDATPIVEYTDKVVYLEDEEIAVIKRNEDLKVVDLNNVVMNPEISTVALNLGQLEKGGYPHFMLKEIFEQPDCIHDCMRGRINVEGTNVVLSAVIDYKEKLLKANRFIIVACGTSWHAALIGKHLIESFCRIPVEVEYASEFRYRDPVISEDDVVIAISQSGETADTLAAVELAKSKGAFIYGICNAIGSSIPRATHTGSYIHVGPEIGVASTKAFTGQVTVLTMLALTLAKEKNSISQEEFLNVVHELNQIPDKMKKILENNDKIAQLSKIFTYAHNFIYLGRGYSYPVALEGALKLKEISYIHAEGYPAAEMKHGPIALIDAEMPVVVVATQNGMYEKLISNIQEIKARKGKVIAIVTEGDEVVKNIADYCIELPGTIECLDPLVATVPLQLLAYHIAVCKGMDVDQPRNLAKSVTVE; via the coding sequence ATGTGCGGTATAGTAGGTTACATAGGTAAAAAAGACGCTTATCCGATTCTTATAAAAGGATTAAAACGGCTGGAATATAGAGGTTATGATAGTGCAGGAGTTGCATTGATTAGTAAAGATCAGCAATTAAATGTATATAAGGCAAAAGGCAAAGTCTCTGAATTAGAAGAATTTGTTGCACAAAAAGATATTTCTGGCAATATAGGTATTGCTCATACTCGTTGGGCTACTCATGGCGAACCTTGTCAGGCAAATGCTCACCCTCATTACTCTTCCTCCGAAAGTCTGGCACTTATCCATAATGGTATTATTGAAAATTACGCAGTATTAAAAGAAAAACTTCAAGCTAAAGGTTATATTTTCAGAAGTAGTACTGATACAGAGGTCTTGGTTCAGCTTATTGAATATATAAAGGTAACTAAAAATCTTGATTTACTAACTGCTGTACAGTTGGCATTAGGTGAAGTTATTGGCGCTTATGCTATTGCAGTATTAGAGAAAAATAATCCAAATGAGATTATTGCGGCTCGTAAAAGTAGTCCTTTGGTTGTAGGTATTGGAGATGATGAGTTTTTTCTTGCATCAGATGCTACACCTATTGTAGAGTATACAGACAAGGTTGTATATCTTGAAGATGAAGAAATTGCAGTAATCAAGCGCAATGAAGATCTTAAAGTAGTAGATTTGAATAATGTGGTTATGAATCCCGAGATCTCTACTGTTGCTCTAAATTTAGGTCAGCTTGAAAAAGGAGGTTATCCTCATTTTATGTTGAAGGAGATCTTTGAACAGCCAGATTGTATTCACGATTGTATGCGTGGACGTATAAACGTAGAAGGAACGAATGTTGTACTCTCTGCTGTTATTGATTATAAAGAGAAGTTACTTAAGGCAAACAGATTTATAATTGTTGCTTGTGGAACTTCATGGCATGCTGCTTTAATCGGAAAACATCTGATTGAAAGTTTCTGCCGTATTCCTGTAGAGGTAGAATACGCATCAGAATTCCGTTATCGCGATCCTGTGATTTCAGAAGATGATGTAGTTATTGCAATTTCACAGTCTGGAGAAACTGCTGATACATTAGCTGCGGTTGAACTGGCAAAAAGTAAAGGTGCATTTATATATGGTATCTGTAATGCTATCGGGTCTTCAATTCCGAGAGCAACACACACCGGATCGTATATCCATGTTGGACCTGAAATTGGGGTAGCTTCAACAAAAGCATTTACTGGACAGGTTACAGTGCTAACTATGTTGGCTCTGACTTTGGCAAAAGAGAAAAACTCAATTAGCCAGGAAGAATTTCTGAATGTGGTTCATGAATTGAATCAGATTCCGGATAAAATGAAAAAGATATTAGAAAATAATGATAAAATAGCTCAGCTTTCTAAGATTTTCACCTATGCGCATAATTTTATATATTTAGGTCGCGGATACAGTTATCCAGTAGCTTTGGAAGGTGCTTTAAAATTAAAAGAAATCTCATATATTCATGCAGAAGGTTATCCGGCTGCTGAAATGAAACACGGACCAATTGCATTAATTGATGCAGAAATGCCGGTTGTAGTTGTTGCCACCCAAAATGGTATGTATGAGAAACTGATTAGTAATATTCAGGAAATAAAAGCACGTAAAGGAAAAGTTATTGCTATAGTAACTGAGGGTGATGAAGTGGTTAAAAACATTGCAGATTATTGCATTGAATTACCTGGAACAATTGAATGTCTTGATCCATTGGTTGCAACAGTTCCACTTCAGTTGTTGGCTTATCACATTGCCGTATGTAAAGGTATGGATGTTGATCAACCACGAAATCTTGCGAAATCTGTAACAGTAGAATAG
- the carA gene encoding glutamine-hydrolyzing carbamoyl-phosphate synthase small subunit — protein MQKEKNVLLILDDGSIFKGKSFGYEKAIAGEVVFNTAMMGYPESLTDPSYSGQIMTLTFPLVGNYGVPPRSEKDGLSTFMESEKIHAEGIIVCDYSWEYSHWNAVESLESWLKSEKVVGIYGIDTRELTKLLREKGSMKGKIVFPEENGELKPENDVPFVDPNLINQVARVSCKEVITYGNGKKKVLLVDCGVKHNIIRCLLKRDVTVIRVPWDYDFNTIEYDGLFISNGPGDPNMCDVTVQNIRKALNGDKPIFGICMGNQLLSKAGGANIYKLKYGHRSHNQPVRMVGTNRCFITSQNHGYAVDNATLTSDWEPFFINMNDNTNEGIKHKTKPFFSVQFHPEAASGPTDTEFLFDKFVEML, from the coding sequence ATGCAAAAAGAAAAGAATGTTTTATTGATTCTCGATGATGGAAGCATTTTCAAAGGAAAATCCTTCGGCTACGAGAAAGCTATTGCGGGAGAGGTAGTGTTTAATACTGCCATGATGGGATATCCCGAGAGTTTGACCGATCCATCTTATTCCGGTCAGATAATGACGCTAACTTTTCCTTTAGTAGGTAACTATGGTGTTCCTCCAAGAAGTGAGAAAGACGGACTTTCTACTTTTATGGAATCGGAAAAAATCCACGCTGAAGGTATTATCGTTTGTGATTATTCATGGGAATATAGCCACTGGAATGCAGTAGAAAGCCTTGAAAGCTGGTTGAAAAGCGAAAAAGTTGTAGGTATTTACGGTATTGATACTCGTGAATTAACAAAATTGCTTCGCGAAAAAGGTTCAATGAAGGGTAAAATTGTATTCCCTGAAGAAAACGGGGAGTTGAAACCTGAAAATGATGTTCCTTTTGTAGATCCAAATCTTATTAACCAGGTTGCACGTGTTAGTTGCAAAGAGGTTATTACTTATGGAAATGGAAAAAAGAAAGTATTGTTAGTGGATTGTGGAGTGAAACACAATATCATTCGCTGTTTGCTTAAGAGAGATGTTACTGTAATCAGAGTTCCATGGGATTATGACTTTAATACAATTGAATATGATGGATTATTCATATCAAACGGACCAGGCGACCCTAATATGTGCGATGTTACAGTTCAGAACATTCGTAAAGCATTGAATGGAGATAAACCAATCTTCGGTATCTGTATGGGTAACCAATTGCTTTCTAAAGCTGGAGGAGCAAATATTTATAAATTGAAGTATGGTCACCGTAGTCATAACCAACCAGTACGCATGGTAGGTACAAACAGATGTTTTATTACCAGTCAGAATCACGGATATGCAGTAGATAATGCTACATTGACTAGTGATTGGGAACCATTCTTCATCAATATGAATGATAATACCAATGAAGGTATAAAACATAAAACGAAACCATTCTTTTCAGTTCAATTTCATCCTGAAGCAGCGAGTGGTCCAACGGACACAGAATTCTTGTTCGATAAATTTGTAGAGATGCTCTAA